In Turicibacter sanguinis, a genomic segment contains:
- the scpB gene encoding SMC-Scp complex subunit ScpB, with translation MFKQERLGILEGLLFAVGDEGVSLEQLEYVIDVNEVEVKSLILDLKDRYKQVCSGIDIIEVAGVYKMTTKKDHAIYLKRLIQNPNQRGLSNAALEVLAIVAYRQPITRHEIENIRGASSDNVLRKLLTFSLIEEAGRLEGPGRPILFRTTDDFLDYFGIKTLEELPELPFVSPDFNLEEEEDLFNFSEES, from the coding sequence TTGTTTAAACAAGAGCGTCTAGGAATTTTAGAAGGATTATTATTTGCTGTAGGTGATGAAGGCGTAAGTCTTGAACAGTTAGAATATGTCATTGATGTGAATGAGGTTGAGGTAAAATCCCTTATTTTAGATTTAAAAGATCGTTATAAGCAGGTTTGCAGCGGGATTGATATTATTGAAGTTGCGGGTGTTTATAAAATGACAACCAAGAAAGATCATGCCATTTATTTAAAACGTTTGATTCAAAATCCAAATCAGCGAGGCCTTTCAAATGCGGCTTTAGAAGTATTGGCTATTGTTGCTTATCGTCAACCGATTACACGACATGAAATTGAAAATATTCGAGGGGCTAGTAGTGATAATGTCCTAAGAAAATTATTAACCTTTTCTTTAATCGAAGAAGCTGGGCGTTTAGAAGGACCTGGTCGACCTATTTTATTTAGAACGACAGATGATTTTTTAGATTATTTTGGGATTAAAACGTTAGAAGAGTTACCTGAATTGCCATTTGTATCACCGGATTTTAACTTAGAGGAAGAAGAAGATCTATTTAACTTTTCAGAAGAATCATAA
- a CDS encoding D-alanyl-D-alanine carboxypeptidase family protein → MKKLKVVVAILLVAVVFSVKGNQTANAMGISSTCGILMEQTTGRVLFEKCPDEQMYIASITKILTSIVAIENGQLDEWVEVSDNATRQVGSSLYLALGDQMKLIDVIYGLMLRSGNDGAMVIAEAVGGDEAGFVKMMNEKAKEIGMKNSIFQNPSGLDETTYNLSTARDMAILMQYAMNNPIFREVTGTETHKATSKNGTPYVWHNKHKLVTGYYEYAIGGKTGFTERARRTLVTSARKDDLELVVVTLKAGDDWNDHMSLFNYGFDNYELKKVIEAGQLYGEDLNSTEKLYVKDTVYLAVKKDGSESVTTELVLYESPKTDEVGTLKILLNDQVEREIPVYRPIQVKEKELSWFDKIFNWFTGTVNY, encoded by the coding sequence ATGAAAAAGTTAAAAGTAGTAGTCGCTATCTTACTTGTAGCCGTTGTCTTTAGTGTAAAAGGAAATCAAACAGCCAATGCAATGGGAATTAGTTCGACTTGTGGAATTTTAATGGAGCAAACAACAGGACGAGTCTTGTTTGAAAAGTGTCCCGATGAACAAATGTATATTGCTAGTATTACTAAGATTTTAACTTCTATTGTTGCGATTGAGAATGGACAATTAGATGAGTGGGTTGAGGTGTCTGATAATGCAACAAGACAGGTTGGATCATCTTTATATTTGGCATTAGGGGATCAGATGAAGCTAATTGATGTCATTTATGGATTAATGCTTCGTTCAGGAAATGATGGGGCGATGGTCATAGCTGAAGCTGTTGGAGGTGATGAAGCAGGATTCGTTAAAATGATGAATGAAAAAGCAAAAGAAATTGGAATGAAAAATAGTATTTTTCAAAATCCATCAGGTTTAGATGAAACCACATATAACTTATCTACGGCTCGAGATATGGCTATTTTAATGCAATATGCAATGAACAATCCGATTTTTAGAGAAGTGACAGGAACTGAAACACATAAGGCGACGTCTAAAAATGGAACTCCTTATGTATGGCATAATAAACATAAATTAGTGACAGGGTATTATGAATATGCGATAGGAGGGAAAACGGGGTTTACCGAAAGAGCGCGTAGGACTTTAGTGACTTCTGCACGTAAAGACGATTTAGAACTAGTCGTTGTCACGCTAAAAGCGGGAGATGATTGGAATGATCATATGAGTTTATTTAACTACGGATTCGATAACTATGAATTAAAAAAGGTGATCGAAGCTGGTCAATTATATGGAGAAGATTTAAATTCAACCGAAAAGTTATATGTTAAAGATACTGTTTATTTAGCAGTGAAAAAAGATGGAAGTGAGTCTGTTACAACAGAATTAGTTCTATATGAAAGTCCAAAAACAGATGAGGTTGGAACATTAAAGATTTTGTTAAATGATCAAGTAGAAAGA